The following are encoded together in the Limnochordia bacterium genome:
- a CDS encoding Ig-like domain-containing protein encodes MFVNKVSLQSISVEDGATGVFNYRPIKVTFSAPPKNVDIRLNPSVEGRVVAEGNEVVFFPQEKFAPNTTYTLSIAWNDGGHEISFVSINEIAQLYYTDFTEYELGQLPVDWMPFAAKDAADFKVVELEAASGGRALLGFDGGSENAHLVMPAVSLSENTSDILVELTVWLSKGEFTGVYLWDAKPTWPPYASVADVGKYFADEELRAYRFATLFRLDDGEADVYVNDEVQMSNVGFRNTPAADLVDYTVGLFFNGNGNSTDVYWGDARISEVGK; translated from the coding sequence ATGTTCGTCAATAAGGTTAGTCTGCAGAGTATTTCCGTAGAAGACGGTGCTACAGGGGTTTTCAATTACCGTCCCATCAAAGTAACGTTTTCCGCGCCGCCAAAGAATGTGGACATAAGGCTCAATCCAAGTGTTGAGGGTAGGGTTGTAGCTGAGGGAAATGAAGTAGTTTTCTTTCCACAGGAGAAGTTTGCTCCAAACACCACCTATACCCTAAGTATTGCGTGGAACGATGGAGGGCATGAGATTAGTTTCGTTAGTATCAACGAGATTGCTCAGCTATATTATACAGATTTCACCGAGTATGAATTGGGCCAGCTTCCTGTTGATTGGATGCCGTTTGCTGCCAAGGATGCGGCAGACTTTAAGGTTGTGGAACTGGAAGCTGCCTCGGGGGGGCGAGCGTTACTTGGGTTTGATGGGGGTAGTGAAAACGCGCATTTGGTAATGCCAGCTGTGTCCCTTTCTGAAAACACTTCAGATATTCTAGTTGAATTGACTGTTTGGCTTTCAAAGGGTGAGTTTACCGGTGTGTATTTGTGGGATGCAAAACCAACTTGGCCGCCCTACGCCAGCGTGGCCGATGTAGGAAAGTACTTCGCGGATGAAGAATTGCGCGCATATCGGTTCGCAACCCTGTTCCGTCTCGATGATGGAGAGGCTGATGTTTATGTAAATGACGAAGTTCAGATGAGTAACGTTGGTTTCCGGAATACGCCTGCCGCAGACCTTGTTGATTATACAGTAGGCTTATTCTTTAATGGCAATGGTAATTCCACCGATGTCTATTGGGGCGATGCGCGTATTTCGGAAGTCGGGAAATAA